The window cgattgtgcatggtccttttgggttgccttcaccaaagcaacttgactggagaaataatagagaaagaggttatcatgatttattaatatgttataagaataatatattaaaggagaaatcatatttgtttaattaatattggtcaataattaatttagtgatcaaattagggatgtcaaaaaATCCGTGGGGCCCCGTCCCGTTTGGaggagtttttttaaaaaaatcgggggcggggacgggggcgggggcaaggttaacccccgttttaatttcgggggcgggggcgggggtaggtaatcccgtcccgaaacccccaTGGAGACCCTGTTATtaaattacacatatatttacatatattaattatataaatataataaacaataacatgattttgatcttctaaaattcatcaaaaaatatgtttttaagttgttagtataatgtttttaagatgccataagttttttatttttaacatgtcaaattctgttataaataattatttgttacctaaaaaatagtttcttttagccTAGATAATAACttcttttagcaaaaaaaaaaggcagctcaaaatcaatcgggggcgggggTAGGAAGGCTGAACATTTCAGGGGTGGGGGCGGGGACGGGGGAACCAggaaatttcgggggcgggggcggggaaggaactccccgtcccgtttgcccccgttgacatccctagatcaaatgtaattaattaaactagaggggctgaattgtaattatatgatagttacaaaatagggtaatgattatccttgatatgggttggacgaattcaagggataagatatccttgaaatcgtccaaaggataaggataagggttttcaaggcttatcttatggttacttggtgggcaagcaactagataaggataaggactgaaaccctaatctctacacctatataaagacccctaaggccataagaattcgtccatgccttgtctagggttcctaTGGGACGAATTTCatacctcttctctctctctctcttgtctctccatttgctcttggtgtttgtgagccattagaggtactacacttatggtacttgctttcaagacttagggtttgaagatttgagttggtattgcaatataacaacaaaaggtatgtaatctaatctactatatgaatttcgaaaatactagGGCATACTAGGGTTCCTTTatatgttcataatgttgtataactaatagtgaaaacatagatccaattctagggttgcatgcacacataggattgtttgtactaAACTCATCACTTATATCATCCggacaaggctaatgtggtagccgacgccctgagccgcagaGCAGAGAGTGCTCCAATCTGAGATGTGTGTATGCGGATGACAATGATGAATCCAATCTTAGATACtattcgagaggcccaggtggaggtcgtgagatcggagaaccgaaagagggagcgggtgattggacAGGTTTCCGAGTTTGAGATGGATAGtcgtgggcttatgaccttccgggAGCGGATATGGGTGCCCTATACGGGTGGAGCTCGAcgtatactgatggaggaggcacatcgatggATATTCTTGATCCaccaggggccactaagatgtatttggacctgtaGAGAGATTActagtggccctgtatgaaagaGAGACGTggcatgggtagttgagaggtgtTTAACCAGCCGCTGGGTTAGGGCGGAGCACCGGCGTCCACATGGCCCgttgcagcctctagagattccccagtggtagtgggaacatatttctatggatttttatcaccaagctacctAGGACTGCACGTGGGGTTgacgcgatatgggtgattgtggaccagttgacgaagagtgctcacttcctcgccatcagtgagagctcttctgcgaaGAGAGTGGAAGAGATTTCTGGAAGAAGTTTAATGAGGAGTTAGGTACCCGGTTTCATTTCAGTACCGCACACCACCCGTAGACTGACGGGAaaagtgagcagacgattcagacgctcgaggacattttgcgtgcatgtgttatggacttcgaaGGAAGTTGCGACACCTATTTACCCTTAgccgagttttcttacaacaacagccaacATTCCAGTATTGGAATGCCTCCCTTCGAGCTCTTATATTGGAGGAGGTGTTGGAGTcccatatgttggggagaggtagggcagcgagtgatgggtgaCACTAAGATAGTGTtgaagacgaccgagcagatttagcaggtcaggcagaggttactaACAACcaagagtcgccagaagagttacgcagatcggCGACGATCCGagttagagttccaggttggagattatGTCCTTCTGAAGGTTTCCccgtggaaaggggtgatccgattagggaaacggggcaagctggggccccgatacattggtcctttcagagtgatcgccagagtgggtaaggtagcttaccggttggagcgatagagttgagtcagattcataacaccttccacgtgtcacagTTGAGGAAATGTGTGGCCGATGAGAAGACGGTGGTACCCTTAAAGGAgtcacagttgaggaagtgtatggGCGATGAGACGACGGTGGTACCCTTAGAATACATTTGGAAGgtaaaggttttgaggaacaaagaggtgccgaGATGCGCGAGTAGTACCCAGAGTTATTTCTAgagcaagacttcgagggcgaagtctgattctagtgggggagaattgtaacatcttgttttcgaggtataatatttatatatatgtttatttatgagtttactgagtgactcgacgagttggggcaccaactcgtcgagtagggacgaaATGGCCATGTGGGCTtaatgaccgactcgacgagtcaaagagccaactcgccgagttggcactGTGAGTTGAAACTTTAAATCTCTGgggttgggacctatttaaaggaccttatgtcctcATTTCCGCCGCACCAGCCATCCaactcccctgtgtgaaaccctaatcggccAATGGAGctaagagagagtgagagagcttattttgagtgttttggtgaaccattggaagagaagaagagagaTTCAAGCAAAGAACGAGGAAAGGGTGTGGGATCCGGTGTTCTTTCACTTAGAGCTTCTGTTGGATGGTAAAAGTCATCACCTTGCTCATCATATTGTTTCGATCTTGTTAATAAGGAACTTTTGGGGCTTTTTCCATATTTCCCTTGAGAATTTGTGTGGCTTGTGCTTGCTAAGCATATTGTTTGGATCTTGTTAATAAGGAACTTTTGGGGCTTTTTCCATATTTCCCTTGAGATTTTGTGTGGCTTGTGCTTGCTAAGCATTGagacatcagatctggaccttatgaGGTCCATAGAGTCCAAAAGTCCCAGCTTTATCAATCTATAAAAGAGTTCTTGTGCTTAAACACCTTAGTTAGAGCTTGTAGTGGCATTATGGAGCAAAtatgccatgcatgcacgtaaagatcgaagctttacgtgacattcgaaCCTTAGGagtctagatctagagtttggagtgGCGGATAtgccttaaaacgtctgaatgaggaTTTGaataaaggaactcgacgagtcgactagGGTTTTCCCGATAAGTCTGAACAAGGgtaacttggcgagttgatgaggctactcgacgagttaagtttgGTTTTTCATAATGTTGATCTGAGAAacaatagggactcggcgagtcacatcaatgcactcggcgagtcaggacaacatggacagttgactcgagtgttgacttctgttgactttagggtttgaccAATCATGCCTTACGgaaaccatggaggggtaaaatggtctttttcccaaTCCAAGAGTTATATTAGAATTGGGATTGAGATgataattagagataattatcatatGTGCTTATGCGGAGGCTAGATTTGGTGATTCGTGTTCGAGGAGTACATATTTTCTtagcttacttacgaggtgagtcttctcactatacttaccatgagtggtatctttgtgcgatcggagggtcctatgtgcttacCTGAGTTATATGATATTATGCATCttgtctgtatatatatatatatatatatatatatatatatatatatatatatatatatatatatatatatatgcgctaTATTTTGTGTTTACTGagataggaccagagggtccaaactGAGtagtgggaccggagggtcttcactaagatactggactggagggtccaaaccgagctgtgagaccggaggatgcacaccgagacgcatgagaccggagggtccatgccgagttatagccatgagaggcttattatttgtgtatgtggtattttggggaacttactaagcttcgtgcttaccgtgttgtgtgttatgtgtttcaggtacctctcaggaccgcgggaaggcaccgacatgattgtacacacttgtTCGAGACtatgttgaggattctgggattcgACTTTATTTGTGGATTTATGTTGACATTTTGAGACacttgtggtttttgttaaatataatatataagttttatgtgcttttgaaaatgaaaatttggtttgaaaatttacggtgttacaatattTCATACCAACATATCGTCCAATCGGTTTGTTCAAATCTATCTCGGAGCCTCAGGCATCATTGCATATGTTTGTTATTGGACAACAACCTTTCTTGGTGACATTTCTTCTAGTCTCTTATGTTGTTTGATTACATATATTTGAAGTTGTTATTTCAGAGTATATAATGGTTATTGTATGTCTCTAGTACATCTAGAGAAGACATTGTATTTCTCTGATATTGGTGATCGTGGATTTGAAGCGACTCTAGTAGTCTTATTGTTTCAATCTCCTTTTTTTTAGAGGTTTCCACACTAAAATTCTGATGTCTCTTTATGGTTGATTACATACTGTTTTGAGATGATTATATTGGTCATACAAATTTCATTGGGCTGTTTTGGTCGCATATAAAATACCCTATTTGGTTCCCTCTTCAAAAGTTCATTCGAGTCGAGAATTTATAACCAAACAAAGTTTATTTCCGCATTGTTATTTACCGTTGTGGTTGCTTTTTCCATCACTAGGATCATTCAAGGATGAAATGCATAATTGTATATATGATACCTCTTGttaggggtgagcaaacccaAACAAGAAACCGACTAAACCGACGAAACCGAAACCGAAGCAAAACCGACGGTTAtggtttgaattttttaaaaagcGAAAAATCGGGTTTGGTTTCGGTTTTTACCCAGAAACCAACCCATCCAACCCGAGAAACCGACTCATACTTAAAACCGACAAACCGCcccaagaaaccgacccatccaacccGAGAAACGACCCATACTAGATTGTTTTTTTGTTGTAATAGACTATTTCGGGTTTTGGTTGTAACTTGTAATAGACTATTTGTTGTAAGACTCatgttttttgaagtatttaacttaaatttggtgttttttattatatttaacttgttgcttcatttatggaaaatgggTTAAAACCCAAAACTCATGGGTTTAAACCTAGAACCcgtaaatatatgggttgaacccaagaaaccgaaaaaCCGCCCAAACCGACCTCAGAACCCGAGAAACCGAACCGACCAGAAACCGATCCTATTGGGTTCTAAAAACCAAAAACCGACCatttatgggttgggttgggtttgggTCCAAAACCGACACAAACCAACCCATGCACAACCCTACCTCTTGTATTTGTAGTCAAAGGGTTTACCTAGAATAGAAGGTACAATGTCTGATCGGATCTTCTTCGAGTTTATCGAGGCTTTGTGATTTCACGTACTGGCCCTCGACTAGCAATCTTGGCGTTGGTTGCTTACTAAGGGTGCGTTTGGCggtttggttgtggaaaatttCCAATTTCTAGAAAAATTCTCCAAGAAAAATAGAAATTTTGAAAACACGTTTGGTTCAtttagttttccaaaattttccaagaaaatgaaaattttcagtttttccaaattgtatgtaaattagaatagtgatttttacagttttccaaagttttccaaatttctaagatggaaaatgaaaactcCTCCGATTTCAACCAAAcgcgttttctaaaattttcattggAAATTGAAAGCAAAAATTCAACTCTATTTTCTTCAAATATTTTCTTAGAAAATGAAAACAGTTTTCCACAGCCAAACACACCCTAATTTTTCCAAAATCGGTTTGTCTCTGGGGATCCGATTACTACATGTGTTTCCTCTTTTATTGTTAGCTTCAGCCTTATTCTTGAAGGTATATTTCTTTGTCGAAGCTCTATTCGTTCGTGCTTCCAATCAAGTAGGTTTATTGGTCCCGATCTTATGCCCTTATGAGGTTTATCACGGACTAGGTTATACATAAGGTGTCCGATAAAGATCCAAGAATTATATATCATACAATTGGTAAAGTATTAACCTACCTAAATAGCTCAAAGTTGAAAGTTGGTTGTACAATAGTTGGGTACATGTGAAAGTAAAATACAGATCTTAGTGTAATTCAAACACAACAACACTCCCAAGAAGAATCACTGCAAAAGTTTCTTGATAAGATGAGACCAATTTCCTTAGACATGACCTAAGAATTGTTCTTGAACCGAAATAAAAGTATTCCATTCATAATGGACTTATCCAACAATGGTTGAGATCATGAGCTTCAGAGGCGCTAAAGAAGCCTTTAGTGTATATTATTGAATCGAGCTATCGAAAATATGTAATAATCGCTCTTATATTGGTTACTACATTGAGATAGGGTTTCGAGCATCAAAGACATAAGCGAAACATAAAACTATATAATTTTGGTATAAAACTGTGTATATGACTTTGATTACAACCAAGTTACTTACTAGTGTTTTCAAAGTCACTGAGCTCATCATCAAGACCAGAAACATCCATCATTCTTGCAGATGCTTGTTTAGCCCACTTCACGATCTTCTCAGCTTCTCTGTTGATCTTCTCTTCCTCTTTCATTGCCTTTTTCATGATCTTCTTCTGTTCTTCTACCGAAAACGTCTTCAAAAACTCAGCATCATTCCCccacgatgatgatgatgatgagaaaAGTCGGTTCTCCTTCCCCTGTTTCCTCGGAACACTCTTCTCCTTTTTGGGAGAACACCATAAACAACCAATACTCCGCCGTGGAGGAGACCGAGTTTCTGATTCTGACTCCGGCGACGATAGACTCCATGAATCAGACCGAGAATTTGATTTCGAACGCTCCTTTTTACACGCCTTGGAGTTTGATTTCGTATTCGATTTCGTACCTTTTTTCTCATCTATGTTTTCGTCGGAATGTTCTTCTTGATTTTCGGTAGAAGGAGACGATTCCGGACTCTTCTTCGCATCTGGAATTTGCTTTAAATCAACATAACTGCAAAAGTCACGATTTGGTTCTTCTACATTCGAATCGTCACCGGGTCGAGGCCCGAGGGATTTAGACTTAGAGGGAGGAAATCGAGAACCAGCAGCGGCGGAggcggtgatggtggtggtgggagGAAGGGATTTAAGTTTTCGGAATCTGGTTTCAAGGTGGGAAGGGAGGTTATCGGAGGTGGAGAAAGAAGAGCAATTGATGGCTGCAATTTGTTCTAGAACAGAGTGATCCATTGCTTGTGAGAGAACATCTTCAACTGCCCTTTCGTCATCACTGTCTGTGAATGAGAATTCATCCGCCATTGTTGCGTGCAGGTGCGAGTGTGAAAGAGGGGTTTTAGGGGATCTTCTAATTCTACTATCGGCTTTATGAGAGCGTGGAGGGGTGGAGGCATGTGTAAACGTTACGGTTCAACGGCTAACTCATCATTTTGGCATGTTGTGACACCAATTTCCCACATGGGTCCCACCAACATTTCATAATATTCTTGGTTTCTATGTATATTTCTTAAGGAATTTGGCAAGATTAAAAATCATTTGTCATTTCATCTTATCATATAGTTTTAGATGTAAGTATAGTAATAGGTGTAGACCTATATATTATAtagataaattaaaaaaaataaatacaaatgtttaaatatttaaaaattttgaatttataagaaaaaaaaataatgaattattaaaattgattttttttattttttaaatttaaataaataaataaagtaaactaatgagctttaatttgacaattttgaaataaaaaagtaagtccattaatgaaaattgatattcatttattactatgtttattgtaattattatgtggtatttattaaaatagaaaaactcataaaatgacatgtgaaaaaagaaattaattgaaaataaccacacaagaacatttgacaaattgaatgagagtgtgacatgtgacaaaaaaacactaatttattagagtagatttggTTTGGCTTGTCATATTATTTTGAGAAATTAAATTTCATCTTATTGTTTTTCTCTACTCCTCTATATTTAAGACTaagtgtgagactcatgtattacatgagtttattttaaaaaaataaatataaaattttaacaattttaaaattttgaatttataagaaaaatgagaaattttttgaactattaaaattaatgaggctttaatgtattgagtacattacatatataaactctttctaataaataccttatatatattaccttatatattaaatgtagaattttaatttaataaaatgaaaaaatacaataaaataacaagtggaaaatagaaagtttaaaaattctaaaaaatgtcatgtgtctaaatgaatgagaagatgacatgtggcaaaaaaaacctacatttattatagtagattatgACATTTACCATATAAAATTTCGTTATTGTCATATTATTTTGAGAAATTAAATTTCATCTTATTATTTTTCTCTACTCCTCTATATTTAAGATTatgatatttatcatataaaattTCGTTATATTTATCATCATCTAAAAATGATAGGATGATgagtaataaaaaaaatagaaagatatttaatttctctattaTTTTTCCTTCACTTTTTTAATTGATTGGGAATGATCGTCTCTTACTCTCTCAGtcgaatatatataaataatatttcaaatatatataatatcctttcaatttttaatattcatatatatatatatatatatatatatatatatatattatactttatttataAGGAACTAAAACCATAAATTtagatttattttttatattttttaatatatatgatttaataatatttaaaaataaaataaaccactGAATAGTTTTCTTATGTGGAGGGTTCACTGCACTACCCCTCACCTAAATAGAGTGCGTGGTGTTACCTGCATACCTCATTGTCATGTTACATCCACGAGCCACACCGATTGGTCTTTTAGCTAAGTGAATCTCTTAATCAGTTAATGCAAATGAGACAGTTGTAATCATTCATTTTCTTCtatcataattaaaaaaaaaaaaaacaaactttcATACAACCATTTCTACATCTACGacacatcctcttcttccatcGTCCCAAGCAGCACACACCTTCCATAGACGATACCGGAGTTTTAACTACTCATTTTTTTCGTAAATCCTAAGCAGCGACATATCCAATTTGTATGTCTATGTGATATGGATGAACATAAAATGAGAAcgcaaataaatatcaaacaaaaataaagaaaggACTTTGTAGATGTATTTAATTTACTAATGtcattatttgtattaattgtgACGACCTCGCTTAACTAAACTTGTATATAGAATTTTCGGAGCTAAATGTTGCaactaaaatattttaaaaatcaaactttCATAATTGAAAAGGTTACTAAAAATCTCTAATTGGATGTGTGTTACATTATATCATGCTTAGATGAGATCGTGTAACATCCTACTTTTAGGGTTAATTTAGGTTTTTGATAAATAATcatttaataattaatatatatgaaTCATTATATACATATTAAAAAGACTATGGCTTATGAACAATAGTCAGTTTCAAGCTGCTGGCTTAAATGGTTTTCTGTGGACGGTTGGTTTTGAGTTCGGCTTTGTCGGCTCTGTTTTAAGTGGCTACCTGTTTTCTTGACCAATAGATAGTTTCCACAAAGATGTACATGTGCCATTGTTGCAACTAATATCTTGTAGGGGAAGTCGATTATCGGGTGCGTTGGTTTCACCGTTTTTAGAATACTCATTCTCCACCAAATTTTGATGCTTTCTCTTAGAATTTCATTTGTgttttttagagtaaattacacgaatggtccctatggtttggggtaatttacatgtttggtccctaacttatttttttaactcggaaggtccctactgattgtttttgttacgtgtttggtccctattgtttgtttttgttacgcgcttggtccctgtcatacctaaaaagattattatttaaataggaaaaaatgatgGGATAGGTAAGGTAAGCTGAGAAATGTGAGATTAGGggtatgtttatttaaataaattaaaaaaataaagggaaaaatagactttttatgtaagacagggaccaagagcgtaacaaaaacaaacagtagggaccttccgagttaaaaaaataagttagggaccaaacgtgcaaattaccctaaaccatagggatcattcgtgtaatttactctattttttaTCACTGTCTCACTTCTCCAAAGTAAGGTTTGTTTTGTACTTCATGTTGTTTTCCAATTAAACGAAGAAATATATTTTGTTCTTTGACACTTTCTAttcaattattttaatttttcttttaataaaaagaatCTATAGTgatttttatttggattttgaACCCTAATTTCAACTCCAAAaatcgagatggagaagaagaccATACAACGTCGATGTACGTTCAGGCAGTCGGTTTAAGTAGCTGCGACAATGTAGTGGACAGAAGGTATAACGAAAGCGGTCGATGCTCTTCTGCAACCTTTATGCTACCTTCTTGCGGCCAAATCTTTTGTTGGTTTGCTTCCGCCTTCCATTCAGCTCCAACGTCATTGTTCAGTAGCTATCATTTGATTTCATTCCCTTTGTTGTTTCTatctaagtttatatatatatatatatatatatatatatatatatatatatatatatatatatatatatatatatatatatatatatatatagtcatataTGTTAAAATTTGAGGGTCTTGATGTAGGTTCTAAATTTTGATAGGAAGGTTCCACCTCACTTCATATTGATGTATTTGTCGATTAATCAATATAATTGTTTCACCAGTTACATGTATGATCATCTACACCACTTCTATAATTTAGGGATTTCAAATAATATGAATTAccgttattttatttttatttttatttatttttcttttacagAATTTACCTGCTCATTTTGCTATAGATGATCCATTTTCTTGTGAAATCTCTATCGGTTAAAGCAATTGTGTATGTAAGACAATAGATTGTAAATGGAACTATTTATATTCAAATTCTTAAATAGGTGATCAATTAAATGGCCTTTGCTCAACCCCATCACCACCAACTTATGTTTCATTCTTTCAAAACTTAAATATCAGATGCCTACTTACCACCAACTGATTACTATTACCAGGACTTTGCATCAGATAGATACTTACCATCAACTGATTGTTGGATTAGAGTGTCTAAGGTTTCAACTAAATTGGTGTAATGTTGATGAATAAAAGTAAAATTCTTTTTGTGTTGCCCTCATAACCAGAAAATGGCTTGGAATGATCAAAGGAGAGagataaaatgatttgttaatatattatatgattaatatattaattagaaattgttaattaatttattatatgaataataaattaattagaaatatatGGAATTAgctaattattaatcaaaattaatctaaaattaattcgggattaattggattaattaaaggtgcaaggggtgaatttaattgtttaatagttgaacaaaagaagcaatTCTAGAATACTCCATGGCATGGACATTTTTGGGAGActctttagggtttccaaaagcATCCTAATTGCTGATAAGGAAATGATTTAAATTGGGATTAAATCTATTATACAAATCTGG of the Lactuca sativa cultivar Salinas chromosome 6, Lsat_Salinas_v11, whole genome shotgun sequence genome contains:
- the LOC111899415 gene encoding uncharacterized protein LOC111899415 yields the protein MADEFSFTDSDDERAVEDVLSQAMDHSVLEQIAAINCSSFSTSDNLPSHLETRFRKLKSLPPTTTITASAAAGSRFPPSKSKSLGPRPGDDSNVEEPNRDFCSYVDLKQIPDAKKSPESSPSTENQEEHSDENIDEKKGTKSNTKSNSKACKKERSKSNSRSDSWSLSSPESESETRSPPRRSIGCLWCSPKKEKSVPRKQGKENRLFSSSSSSWGNDAEFLKTFSVEEQKKIMKKAMKEEEKINREAEKIVKWAKQASARMMDVSGLDDELSDFENTSK